A genomic region of Salinibacter pepae contains the following coding sequences:
- the rimM gene encoding ribosome maturation factor RimM (Essential for efficient processing of 16S rRNA), with translation MPPPTASTPDDSADPGPDFADVPPTDLVKVGFIFRPHGLDGELKIDPSATDDPARFEVLPTVFVGPHPRRVVRHDVASVRYQKTKRGITVILGLDGIVDRDDAEAVAKMDVFATEAALGLEDDELFADDLVGWTVVTEEGAVQGTVANFMEMPAQDLFVVRTPEDTEAMIPAIDDFITEIDEDAERIVVRPIDGLMDA, from the coding sequence ATGCCTCCCCCGACGGCCTCCACGCCCGACGATTCGGCGGATCCGGGTCCGGACTTCGCGGACGTCCCGCCGACCGACCTCGTGAAGGTGGGGTTTATCTTCCGCCCCCACGGGCTGGACGGAGAGCTCAAAATCGACCCGTCCGCGACCGACGATCCGGCGCGCTTTGAGGTGCTGCCCACGGTATTCGTGGGGCCGCATCCGCGTCGTGTCGTTCGCCACGACGTCGCATCGGTCCGCTACCAAAAGACGAAGCGCGGCATCACGGTCATTCTGGGGCTCGACGGCATCGTGGACCGGGACGACGCCGAGGCGGTCGCCAAAATGGACGTGTTTGCCACCGAGGCGGCCCTGGGCCTGGAAGACGACGAGCTGTTCGCCGACGACCTGGTGGGCTGGACCGTCGTCACCGAGGAGGGGGCGGTGCAGGGCACCGTCGCGAACTTCATGGAGATGCCCGCACAGGACCTCTTCGTGGTCCGGACCCCTGAGGACACGGAGGCGATGATCCCGGCCATCGACGACTTCATCACCGAGATCGACGAGGACGCGGAACGGATCGTCGTGCGTCCCATCGACGGGTTGATGGACGCGTAG
- the rpsP gene encoding 30S ribosomal protein S16, with protein MSVKLRLRRIGRKKIPVYSIVAADQRNARDGRYIEDIGRYFPLREPAEVRLEEDRALYWLENGAQPSDTVRSILRRRGLLLHHHLKKKGESPGEIESAVEEFRERMAEQGEEVKIAVGTRGQDPLERERERAEEIDEEAQLRAQATPLSAVQEETEAEDADAASDMDEPEAAADEADEADDTEAPKDE; from the coding sequence GTGTCTGTTAAGCTTCGACTGCGCCGCATTGGGCGCAAAAAGATTCCGGTCTATTCGATCGTCGCTGCCGACCAGCGCAACGCGCGGGACGGCCGTTACATCGAGGACATCGGCCGCTACTTTCCGCTCCGCGAACCCGCCGAGGTGCGCCTGGAGGAAGACCGGGCCCTCTACTGGCTCGAAAACGGGGCGCAGCCGAGCGACACGGTGCGGTCCATTCTGCGCCGCCGGGGCCTCCTGCTCCATCACCACCTGAAGAAGAAGGGCGAGTCGCCGGGCGAGATCGAGTCGGCCGTCGAAGAGTTTCGGGAGCGCATGGCCGAGCAGGGCGAGGAGGTGAAGATCGCCGTCGGCACACGCGGCCAGGACCCGCTGGAGCGGGAGCGCGAGCGGGCCGAGGAGATCGACGAGGAGGCCCAGCTGCGCGCCCAGGCCACCCCGCTGTCGGCCGTTCAGGAAGAGACGGAGGCCGAAGACGCCGACGCCGCGTCCGATATGGACGAGCCGGAGGCCGCCGCGGACGAGGCCGACGAGGCCGACGACACCGAAGCGCCCAAAGACGAGTAG
- the ffh gene encoding signal recognition particle protein, producing MFEGLSQKLEGALQSVTGQGRIDEVNVAETMREIRRALLNADVNYQVAKEFTANVKEAATGEDVLTSVTPGEQLTKIMHDELTRVLGGEHEGIEMAETPPTVILVAGLQGSGKTTFCAKLARHFRKEGHAPLLAASDVYRPAAVDQLKTLADQVNAPVYSIEDDGEIVEDAVRVANEAVAEAQNTARDIVIIDTAGRMHIDEAMMQEVEDIKTTVAPNETLFVVDSMTGQDAVNTAKEFNERIDYDGVVLSKLDGDTRGGAALSIRTVVNKPIKFASTGEKLDALTPFYPDRMAQRILGMGDVVSFVERAQEQYDEQEAERLQEKIRSEEFDLQDFYDQLQRIQKMGSIKELMGMIPGVGNKISDLDIDEEAFTHIEAIIQSMTPEERAHPDILNGTRRRRIARGSGNEVRDVNQLVSQFEEMKDMMKTMQKMTSKGQDVDISSLMDKITGGGGGQSRSPR from the coding sequence ATGTTTGAAGGATTGTCCCAAAAGCTCGAGGGCGCCCTGCAGTCCGTCACGGGCCAGGGTCGCATCGACGAGGTGAACGTCGCCGAGACGATGCGGGAGATCCGCCGTGCGTTGCTGAACGCGGACGTCAACTACCAGGTTGCGAAGGAGTTTACCGCGAACGTCAAGGAGGCGGCCACGGGGGAGGATGTCCTCACCTCGGTCACGCCGGGCGAGCAGTTGACGAAGATCATGCACGACGAGCTGACCCGGGTGCTGGGCGGCGAACACGAGGGCATCGAGATGGCGGAGACGCCGCCCACAGTGATTCTCGTCGCTGGCCTGCAGGGGTCCGGCAAGACGACCTTCTGTGCCAAGCTCGCCCGCCACTTCCGAAAGGAAGGACACGCGCCGCTGCTGGCGGCCTCGGACGTGTACCGGCCCGCCGCCGTGGACCAGCTCAAGACGCTGGCCGACCAGGTCAATGCGCCCGTCTATTCGATTGAGGACGACGGCGAGATCGTCGAGGATGCGGTCCGTGTGGCCAACGAGGCCGTTGCGGAGGCCCAGAACACGGCCCGCGACATTGTCATCATCGACACGGCGGGGCGCATGCACATCGACGAGGCGATGATGCAGGAGGTGGAGGACATCAAGACGACGGTGGCGCCGAACGAAACCTTGTTTGTCGTCGACAGCATGACGGGACAGGACGCGGTGAACACCGCCAAAGAGTTCAACGAGCGCATCGATTACGACGGGGTGGTTCTGTCCAAGCTGGATGGGGACACCCGCGGTGGCGCGGCGCTCTCGATCCGGACGGTGGTCAACAAGCCGATCAAGTTTGCCTCCACCGGTGAGAAGCTCGACGCGCTCACGCCGTTCTACCCGGACCGCATGGCCCAGCGCATCCTGGGCATGGGCGACGTGGTCTCGTTTGTGGAGCGCGCCCAGGAGCAGTACGACGAGCAGGAGGCCGAGCGCCTTCAAGAGAAGATTCGCTCCGAGGAGTTTGACCTTCAGGACTTCTACGACCAGCTCCAGCGCATCCAAAAGATGGGGTCGATCAAGGAGCTCATGGGCATGATTCCGGGGGTCGGCAACAAGATTAGCGACCTCGACATCGACGAGGAGGCCTTCACACACATCGAGGCGATTATTCAGTCGATGACCCCGGAGGAGCGGGCCCACCCGGACATTCTAAACGGCACTCGTCGGCGCCGCATCGCCCGGGGGAGTGGGAATGAGGTCCGTGACGTGAACCAGCTGGTCAGCCAGTTCGAGGAGATGAAAGACATGATGAAGACGATGCAGAAGATGACGAGCAAGGGGCAGGACGTAGACATCTCGAGTCTCATGGACAAGATTACGGGGGGCGGTGGGGGCCAGAGTCGGAGTCCACGCTAG
- a CDS encoding 5-formyltetrahydrofolate cyclo-ligase translates to MGSQAKTSWRRQFRSYRRSLSARSHRARSSLIVHRALAAAPVAPAQVVHVYWPITAQREVDTRPLIALLRARDVEVVLPVVTSFEAETPTLEHRRYDGPGSLTANRWDIREPKHTERVPAGAIDVVFVPALGVGQDGHRIGHGSGYYDAFLQSVACPRVALTYEACLVPSLPNASHDVPMTTIVTEQQVLAP, encoded by the coding sequence ATGGGCTCTCAAGCCAAAACCTCGTGGCGCCGCCAGTTTCGGTCCTATCGTCGTTCGTTGTCGGCCCGATCCCATCGCGCCCGCAGCAGCCTGATCGTGCACCGGGCCCTGGCCGCCGCGCCCGTGGCCCCGGCCCAGGTCGTGCACGTGTACTGGCCGATCACGGCCCAGCGCGAGGTCGACACGCGTCCGCTCATCGCGCTGCTTCGGGCCCGGGACGTGGAGGTCGTCCTGCCGGTCGTTACGAGTTTTGAGGCGGAGACGCCCACGCTGGAGCATCGCCGGTACGACGGGCCGGGGTCGCTGACGGCCAATCGTTGGGACATTCGAGAGCCCAAGCACACAGAGCGGGTCCCGGCCGGCGCGATTGACGTGGTGTTCGTGCCGGCCCTGGGCGTCGGCCAAGACGGACACCGGATCGGCCACGGGTCGGGATACTACGACGCGTTCCTCCAGTCGGTCGCCTGTCCGCGCGTTGCGCTGACGTACGAGGCCTGCCTGGTTCCCTCCCTGCCGAATGCCTCCCACGACGTGCCGATGACCACGATCGTTACCGAACAACAGGTTCTTGCCCCGTAG
- a CDS encoding PspC domain-containing protein, giving the protein MSSPRSRSQRSSETTDESFEQPSAFEVGETTLDLDDISEDELDTLYFSDDTDASGLFNLPTVTGLTLILAGTIYLLSELGAWTGLAFSGLILPWLVGVGVILLGFGLLTWRSSGTDDPGSTTTKKAVEADTGRTKVVEEPQKSDQKQLTRSRTDKKLFGVCGGIAEYLSLDPTLVRIAFVVGVIGSGGPFVLGYFALAFIMPKEPPLTPEERLSIIRDEADES; this is encoded by the coding sequence ATGTCTTCTCCGCGCTCCCGGTCTCAACGGTCCTCAGAGACAACCGACGAGTCCTTCGAGCAGCCCTCGGCCTTCGAGGTGGGCGAAACCACGCTCGACCTGGACGACATCTCCGAGGACGAGCTGGACACCTTGTACTTCAGCGACGACACGGACGCGTCCGGCCTCTTCAACCTGCCCACCGTGACCGGACTGACGCTAATCCTGGCCGGCACCATTTACCTCCTGAGCGAACTCGGGGCGTGGACCGGCCTGGCCTTTTCCGGTCTCATCCTTCCCTGGCTGGTGGGCGTCGGGGTCATCCTGCTCGGGTTCGGCCTTCTCACGTGGCGCTCGTCGGGCACAGACGACCCCGGGTCCACGACGACCAAGAAGGCCGTGGAGGCGGACACCGGCCGGACGAAGGTGGTGGAGGAGCCCCAAAAGTCAGACCAGAAGCAGCTAACCCGCTCCCGCACCGACAAAAAGCTGTTTGGCGTATGCGGTGGGATCGCAGAATACCTGAGCCTCGACCCCACCCTCGTCCGCATCGCGTTCGTCGTCGGGGTTATCGGGTCCGGGGGGCCGTTCGTGCTCGGCTACTTCGCCCTGGCCTTCATCATGCCGAAGGAGCCCCCCCTCACCCCCGAGGAACGGCTCTCGATCATCCGGGACGAGGCGGACGAGTCGTAG
- a CDS encoding M16 family metallopeptidase — protein MSDSASTRPHSDPALAPRIQDRTAGPGRLLTLRTAVDDVVSFRGSFVTNPDLAAGDALRQQLTVSLLDKGTEHRDRFALARVLEACGAKLDLSSDGLFVEMSGRALVDDLPRVLEVAAEMLRAPAFDPEEFRKARAQVAADLQRRMEKTSAQASTALSQRLFPEGHPNYSPAPETVLEWLQGLTVQDVRDYHEAHFGANEWTLAVVGDLQHDAVASVVDETFAGWAPHDAPATHDTDAVSTEAGRTTVPMPDKSNVDVRLGHTVPIRRDHDDYPAFYVGNYILGGNFAARLMSTVRDEMGLTYSIRSSLSGVSTRYVGSWQTSVTLSHDAVDEGIAATTDVIREFVAEGATAEELDAKKTTITGSYAVGLATTDRLAQSILTNAERGFDVAYLDDFPEEIRALTLDEVNAAVQDYLEPASMQEALAGTRPRPAEATAGA, from the coding sequence ATGTCCGATTCCGCCTCCACGCGCCCCCACTCCGATCCAGCTCTCGCCCCCCGCATTCAGGACCGCACGGCCGGTCCCGGGCGCCTTCTGACGCTCCGCACGGCGGTGGACGACGTGGTCTCCTTCCGGGGGTCGTTCGTGACGAATCCGGACCTCGCCGCGGGGGATGCGCTCCGCCAGCAGCTCACGGTGTCCCTGCTCGACAAGGGCACGGAGCACCGCGACCGCTTTGCGCTGGCCCGCGTGCTGGAAGCGTGTGGCGCGAAGCTGGACCTGTCGAGCGACGGCCTGTTCGTGGAGATGTCCGGCCGGGCGCTGGTAGACGACCTGCCGCGGGTTCTGGAGGTTGCGGCCGAGATGCTGCGGGCCCCGGCGTTCGACCCCGAAGAATTCCGGAAGGCCCGGGCGCAGGTGGCCGCCGATCTGCAGCGCCGTATGGAGAAGACGTCGGCGCAGGCCTCCACGGCCCTGTCGCAGCGCCTTTTTCCCGAGGGGCACCCAAACTATTCGCCCGCCCCGGAAACGGTGCTGGAGTGGCTACAGGGCCTCACGGTGCAGGACGTGCGGGACTACCACGAGGCTCACTTCGGGGCCAACGAGTGGACCCTCGCCGTGGTCGGGGACCTTCAGCACGACGCGGTGGCCTCGGTCGTGGACGAGACGTTCGCCGGGTGGGCACCGCACGACGCCCCGGCCACCCACGACACCGACGCGGTCTCTACGGAGGCCGGCCGCACCACCGTCCCGATGCCGGACAAGTCGAACGTGGATGTGCGACTGGGCCACACGGTCCCCATCCGACGGGACCACGACGACTACCCTGCGTTCTACGTTGGCAACTACATCCTCGGCGGCAACTTTGCGGCGCGCCTCATGTCCACCGTCCGCGACGAGATGGGGCTCACCTACAGCATCCGGTCGAGCCTATCCGGGGTGAGCACCCGGTACGTCGGGTCGTGGCAGACGAGCGTCACCCTCAGCCACGACGCCGTGGACGAGGGCATCGCGGCGACAACGGACGTCATCCGCGAGTTCGTGGCGGAGGGGGCCACGGCGGAGGAGCTCGACGCGAAGAAGACGACGATCACCGGCTCGTACGCCGTCGGCCTGGCCACCACCGACCGCCTGGCCCAGTCCATCTTGACCAACGCCGAGCGGGGCTTCGACGTCGCCTACCTCGACGATTTTCCCGAAGAAATTCGGGCGCTTACGCTGGACGAGGTGAACGCCGCGGTTCAGGACTACCTCGAGCCGGCCTCGATGCAGGAGGCCCTTGCGGGAACCCGGCCCCGCCCTGCCGAGGCAACGGCGGGGGCGTGA
- a CDS encoding M16 family metallopeptidase, protein MTETVPAPPRDLPAAVDFQEASDGIECYRLVDNDLRILLLPQDGAPVATSMVTYHVGSRNERTGHTGATHMLEHLMFKGTERYHKRKGTSIFETLQSVGAKVNASTWLDRTNYYEMLPTEHLPLALDIEADRMRGALIDAEDVEDERTVILNERDRNQNDPVSRLFDEVWGAAFVAHPYHHPTIGWKSDIERITPDGLREYYDTFYWPNNATLSIVGQFDRGETLAEVAEHFGDIGPAPRDIPQVTTEEPKQSGPRRVTVRQDGQLGAVLMGFKSPPALEADSDVLDVLARILASGKGSRLFRRCTDQGLTSDVFGINFRLRDPGLFSVFAYLAPDQDHQTVEDAIHETITDVQENGVTQEELDRARSQLRAQIAFDRDGPMRVASQLNESLAAGDWKLYTQYLDRLDDVTAEDVQRVARTYLTRDGVTTGRYVPTS, encoded by the coding sequence ATGACCGAGACCGTCCCCGCTCCGCCCCGCGACCTCCCCGCCGCCGTCGACTTTCAGGAGGCGTCGGACGGGATCGAGTGCTACCGCCTCGTCGACAACGACCTCCGCATTCTGCTGCTGCCCCAGGACGGGGCGCCGGTGGCGACCTCGATGGTGACCTACCACGTGGGGAGCCGCAACGAGCGCACGGGCCACACCGGCGCGACCCACATGCTGGAGCACCTCATGTTTAAGGGGACCGAGCGGTACCACAAGCGCAAGGGCACCTCCATCTTCGAGACGCTCCAGTCCGTGGGGGCGAAGGTGAACGCGTCCACCTGGCTCGACCGCACCAACTACTACGAGATGCTCCCCACCGAGCACCTGCCGCTCGCCCTCGACATTGAGGCCGACCGGATGCGGGGGGCGCTGATCGACGCCGAGGACGTGGAGGACGAGCGCACCGTCATTCTAAACGAGCGGGACCGGAACCAGAATGACCCGGTGTCGCGCCTGTTCGACGAGGTGTGGGGGGCGGCGTTCGTGGCGCACCCCTACCACCACCCCACAATCGGGTGGAAGAGCGACATCGAGCGCATCACGCCGGACGGGCTGCGCGAGTACTACGACACGTTCTACTGGCCCAACAACGCGACGCTCTCGATCGTCGGGCAGTTCGATCGGGGGGAGACGCTGGCCGAGGTGGCCGAGCACTTCGGGGACATTGGGCCGGCCCCGCGCGACATTCCGCAGGTCACCACCGAGGAGCCGAAGCAGTCCGGCCCCCGCCGCGTGACGGTCCGACAGGACGGCCAGCTCGGGGCGGTCCTGATGGGGTTCAAGTCGCCCCCGGCGCTGGAGGCCGACTCCGACGTGCTCGACGTGCTGGCGCGCATTCTGGCGTCGGGGAAGGGCAGTCGCCTGTTTCGGCGGTGCACCGATCAGGGCCTCACCAGTGACGTCTTCGGCATCAACTTCCGGCTCCGCGACCCTGGGCTCTTCTCGGTGTTTGCGTACCTCGCCCCCGATCAGGACCACCAGACGGTCGAGGACGCCATCCACGAGACGATCACGGACGTGCAGGAGAACGGCGTCACGCAGGAGGAGCTCGACCGGGCACGCAGCCAGCTCCGTGCCCAAATTGCGTTCGACCGCGACGGGCCGATGCGCGTGGCCTCGCAGCTCAACGAATCGCTCGCGGCGGGCGACTGGAAGCTGTACACCCAGTACCTCGACCGCCTGGACGACGTCACCGCGGAGGATGTCCAGCGTGTCGCCCGGACGTACCTGACCAGGGATGGCGTCACCACCGGCCGGTACGTCCCCACCTCCTGA
- the polA gene encoding DNA polymerase I: MSPPDAAPDDSALYLIDAMSLAYRAHYIFISRPLINSKGQNTSAAYGFTNSLLKLIEDHDIDHAAVVFDEGEEDTFRKEMYDDYKANRDPPPEELLENIPYIKDIVEGLDIPVLEVPGVEADDVIGALAKQAEADDADVVIVSPDKDFKQLLSDKVSIYKPAKGDQDFEIKTGDTFRDEYGLDPAQFVDMLALMGDSSDNVPGVYGIGEKTAQKLLREYHSVENLIDHADDLSGKRAREGMQEHAEEARLSKRLVRIRTELDVGLDWHELQRRELDEEKLTAVFRELEFDSFGDRLGIEGDDGSEAETDEDDPDLQFDFGPYEKVQELDPEAVDYEVVRTEEELHAFADRLGEAARYAFDAEATSRDPMTADLVGLSFSSEAERATYVPTPLPDDTPTDAVLDVLRPVLARDTEKLGHNLKYDLLLLKQHGVEVGGTLFDTMVAHYLVAPEENHNLDDVARSVLNYKMVPIADLIGDETDRDSMREVDVETAAPYACEDADISYRLADELEAQLENGNVLDVAHDIEFPLVHVLATMEHTGIRLDTDVLDEILAGLEERLSGIEKEVFELAGEEFNINSTQQLGEILFEKLDLPVVSKTPTGKPSTKESVLQELSTEHEIPGLVLDWRSTYKLKSTYLDSLGELVHPETGRLHTSFNQTRTATGRLSSSDPNLQNIPIRTEMGRQIRRAFVPKDGWALLSADYAQIELRILAAMSGDDAMRSTFREGGDIHTDAAARVYGIDPEDVTPEQRSKAKEVNYGIPYGISPWGLAQRMRMPVDEAQDIIKQYRKSYPGVSQLLNELVEKAQDKGYAETLLGRRRYLPNIDSSNSNARSAAERVAVNMPIQGTQADMIKIAMNRIHDRLAGDDWATQMLLQVHDELVFEVPPDELDAAQTMVDDEMRDALPLDDVPVTVDMDTGGNWLEAH, translated from the coding sequence ATGTCCCCCCCCGACGCCGCCCCCGATGACAGTGCCCTGTACCTCATCGACGCGATGTCGTTGGCCTATCGGGCGCACTACATTTTCATCAGTCGGCCCCTGATCAACTCCAAGGGCCAGAATACCTCCGCGGCGTACGGGTTCACCAACTCCCTGCTCAAGTTGATCGAGGACCACGACATCGACCACGCCGCGGTGGTGTTCGACGAGGGCGAAGAGGACACCTTTCGGAAGGAGATGTACGACGACTACAAGGCCAACCGGGACCCGCCGCCGGAGGAGCTGCTGGAAAACATTCCCTACATCAAAGACATCGTAGAGGGGCTCGACATTCCGGTGCTGGAGGTGCCGGGCGTGGAGGCCGACGACGTCATTGGGGCGCTCGCGAAGCAGGCCGAGGCGGACGACGCCGACGTGGTGATCGTGTCGCCCGACAAGGACTTCAAGCAGCTGCTCAGCGACAAGGTCTCGATTTACAAGCCCGCCAAGGGGGACCAGGACTTTGAGATCAAGACGGGGGACACCTTCCGGGACGAATATGGCCTGGACCCGGCCCAATTCGTCGACATGCTGGCCCTGATGGGCGACAGCAGCGACAACGTGCCCGGCGTCTACGGCATCGGGGAGAAGACCGCCCAGAAGCTCCTGCGGGAGTACCACTCCGTGGAAAACCTGATCGACCACGCCGACGACCTGAGCGGGAAGCGGGCGCGGGAGGGCATGCAGGAGCACGCCGAGGAGGCGCGTCTCAGCAAACGGCTCGTTCGCATCCGCACCGAACTGGACGTGGGCCTCGACTGGCACGAGCTCCAGCGCCGCGAGCTGGATGAGGAAAAGCTTACGGCCGTCTTCCGGGAGCTGGAATTCGACTCCTTCGGCGACCGCCTCGGCATCGAGGGGGACGACGGATCCGAAGCGGAGACGGACGAGGACGATCCGGACCTGCAGTTCGACTTCGGCCCCTACGAGAAGGTGCAGGAGCTCGACCCGGAGGCCGTCGACTACGAGGTCGTCCGGACGGAGGAGGAGCTCCACGCCTTTGCCGACCGGCTCGGCGAGGCGGCCCGCTACGCGTTCGACGCGGAGGCGACCTCCCGAGACCCGATGACGGCAGACCTCGTGGGCCTGTCGTTCAGCTCAGAGGCGGAGAGGGCCACCTACGTCCCGACCCCGCTTCCCGACGACACCCCGACCGACGCGGTCCTCGACGTGTTGCGGCCGGTGCTGGCGCGGGACACTGAGAAGCTGGGGCACAATTTGAAGTACGACCTGCTCCTGTTGAAGCAGCACGGCGTCGAAGTGGGCGGGACGCTGTTCGATACGATGGTGGCCCACTACCTCGTGGCCCCGGAGGAAAATCACAACCTGGACGACGTGGCGCGGTCGGTGCTCAACTACAAGATGGTCCCCATTGCGGACCTGATTGGGGACGAGACCGACCGGGACTCGATGCGGGAGGTGGACGTGGAGACGGCCGCCCCCTACGCCTGCGAGGACGCCGACATTTCGTACCGCCTGGCGGACGAGCTGGAGGCGCAACTGGAGAACGGAAACGTGCTCGACGTGGCCCACGACATCGAGTTTCCGCTCGTGCACGTGCTGGCCACGATGGAGCACACTGGGATTCGGCTCGACACGGACGTGCTCGACGAAATCCTGGCCGGCCTGGAGGAGCGCCTCAGCGGCATCGAAAAGGAGGTGTTCGAACTGGCCGGGGAAGAATTCAACATCAACTCGACCCAGCAGCTCGGCGAAATTTTGTTCGAGAAGCTCGACCTTCCGGTCGTCTCCAAGACGCCGACCGGGAAGCCGTCCACCAAGGAGAGTGTGCTCCAGGAGCTCTCCACCGAGCACGAAATTCCGGGGCTCGTCCTGGACTGGCGGTCGACGTACAAGCTCAAGAGCACCTACCTCGACAGCCTCGGCGAGCTCGTCCACCCCGAGACGGGGCGCCTGCACACCAGCTTCAATCAGACCCGCACGGCCACCGGGCGGCTCTCGTCGAGCGACCCGAACCTCCAAAACATCCCCATCCGCACCGAGATGGGCCGGCAAATCCGGCGCGCCTTCGTCCCGAAGGACGGATGGGCCCTGCTCTCGGCCGACTACGCGCAGATCGAGCTGCGCATCCTCGCCGCCATGAGCGGGGACGACGCCATGCGGTCGACCTTTCGAGAGGGGGGCGACATCCACACCGACGCCGCCGCGCGGGTCTACGGCATCGATCCCGAGGACGTGACGCCGGAGCAGCGCAGCAAGGCGAAGGAGGTCAACTACGGCATTCCGTACGGCATCTCGCCGTGGGGGCTCGCCCAGCGGATGCGGATGCCGGTCGACGAGGCGCAGGACATCATCAAGCAGTACCGGAAGTCGTACCCCGGGGTCTCGCAGCTCCTGAACGAGCTGGTAGAGAAGGCCCAGGACAAGGGCTACGCGGAGACGCTCCTGGGGCGCCGGCGCTACCTCCCCAACATCGACAGCTCGAACAGCAACGCGCGCAGCGCCGCCGAGCGGGTGGCCGTCAACATGCCCATCCAGGGCACGCAGGCGGACATGATCAAGATTGCGATGAACCGCATCCACGACCGGCTCGCCGGCGACGACTGGGCGACGCAGATGCTGCTGCAGGTGCACGATGAACTCGTCTTTGAGGTGCCCCCGGACGAGCTGGACGCCGCACAGACCATGGTCGACGACGAGATGCGCGACGCCCTGCCGCTCGACGACGTGCCCGTAACCGTCGACATGGACACCGGCGGCAACTGGCTGGAAGCGCACTGA
- a CDS encoding HAD hydrolase-like protein yields MRLLLFDIDGTLVRVNGRGREAVNAALSSLMDQPISADGVTFSGRTDPAIVEAVLAHNNLPATDALIEDVITTYVETMRDVLTPADVEVLPGVSDLLARLDAHPEIHLGLVTGNVEPIAYEKLSTHGLDEYFPVGAFGSDHAERNRLPELATRRAADHTGRAFRPHEHAVIVGDTAHDIECARAAGAQAVAVCTGRYGRNDLSQHDPDLLFDSLEDPSAFVQRAL; encoded by the coding sequence ATGAGGCTTCTTCTCTTCGACATTGACGGCACCCTCGTTCGGGTGAACGGCCGCGGCCGCGAGGCCGTGAACGCCGCCTTGTCCTCGCTTATGGACCAGCCGATTTCTGCGGACGGCGTGACGTTTTCCGGCCGCACGGACCCGGCCATCGTGGAGGCGGTGCTGGCGCACAACAACCTGCCCGCGACCGACGCCCTGATTGAGGACGTGATTACGACGTATGTGGAGACCATGCGGGACGTGCTGACGCCGGCGGACGTAGAGGTCCTACCGGGGGTCTCGGACCTGCTGGCCCGGTTGGACGCCCACCCGGAGATCCACCTGGGCCTGGTGACGGGAAACGTTGAGCCCATCGCCTACGAGAAGCTCTCCACGCACGGCCTGGACGAGTACTTTCCCGTTGGGGCCTTCGGCAGCGACCACGCGGAGCGGAACCGATTGCCGGAGCTGGCCACCCGGCGGGCGGCCGACCACACGGGCCGTGCCTTCCGTCCCCACGAGCACGCCGTCATCGTCGGCGACACGGCCCACGACATCGAGTGTGCCCGCGCCGCCGGGGCGCAGGCCGTGGCCGTCTGCACCGGCCGCTACGGGCGGAACGACTTGTCACAGCACGATCCCGACCTGCTGTTTGATTCCCTCGAGGACCCCTCCGCGTTCGTGCAGCGCGCCCTGTAG